The Brasilonema sennae CENA114 genome includes a region encoding these proteins:
- a CDS encoding sulfurtransferase TusA family protein, producing the protein MSVSSLSTPNAQLDLRGTPCPINFVRTKLRLEQMNPGELLEVWLDSGEPIEQVPDSLTMAGYQVEKITDCVSYFSLLVRRPVTVS; encoded by the coding sequence ATGAGTGTATCTTCCCTTTCAACTCCTAATGCTCAACTCGATTTGCGTGGCACCCCTTGCCCGATAAATTTTGTACGGACGAAACTCCGTCTGGAGCAAATGAATCCAGGAGAGTTACTAGAAGTCTGGCTAGATTCAGGGGAACCGATAGAGCAGGTTCCTGATAGTTTGACAATGGCAGGATATCAGGTAGAAAAAATTACAGACTGTGTTAGTTATTTCTCCCTACTAGTCCGCCGCCCTGTTACTGTCTCATGA
- the dnaJ gene encoding molecular chaperone DnaJ, producing the protein MARDYYETLGVSRDADKEEIKHAYRRQARKYHPDVNKEPGAEERFKEINRAYEVLSEPETRARYDRFGEAGVNAGAGVGFQDMGDMGGFADIFESIFSGFAGSAGGTTQRRRSGPVRGDDLRLDLKLDFREAVFGGEKEIRISHLETCEICSGSGAKPGTRPRACSTCTGTGQVRRVTRTPFGSFTQVSTCPTCNGTGMVIEDKCDACDGKGAKQVTKKLKISIPPGVDNGTRLRISSEGDAGQRSGPPGDLYVYLFINEDEEFHRDGINIHSELKISYLQAILGCRLEANTVDGPQELLIPPGTQPNTVMTLENRGVPRLGNPVSRGDHMITVLIDIPNKLTTEERELLEKLAKIKGDRTGKGGLEGFLGNFFHQR; encoded by the coding sequence ATGGCTCGCGACTATTATGAAACTCTAGGTGTCTCTCGTGACGCCGACAAAGAAGAAATCAAACATGCTTACCGCCGCCAAGCCCGGAAGTATCACCCAGATGTGAACAAAGAACCGGGAGCGGAAGAACGTTTCAAAGAAATTAACCGTGCTTATGAAGTTCTTTCTGAGCCGGAAACCCGTGCACGTTATGACCGCTTTGGTGAAGCTGGTGTGAATGCTGGGGCTGGTGTAGGCTTCCAAGATATGGGTGACATGGGCGGGTTTGCTGATATCTTTGAAAGCATTTTCTCAGGCTTTGCTGGTAGTGCGGGTGGTACAACCCAAAGACGACGCAGTGGACCAGTGCGGGGCGATGACCTGCGGCTAGACCTAAAGTTAGACTTTCGGGAAGCAGTCTTTGGCGGTGAAAAGGAAATTCGCATCTCTCATCTAGAAACTTGTGAGATATGTAGCGGATCTGGTGCTAAACCAGGAACTCGCCCTCGCGCTTGTTCGACTTGTACCGGAACAGGTCAAGTACGTCGCGTCACCAGAACGCCCTTTGGTAGCTTCACCCAAGTTTCGACTTGTCCTACCTGTAATGGTACGGGGATGGTCATTGAAGACAAATGTGATGCTTGCGACGGCAAGGGCGCAAAACAAGTTACGAAGAAACTAAAAATATCCATTCCACCAGGAGTGGACAACGGTACACGCTTGCGGATTTCTTCAGAAGGTGATGCGGGTCAACGCAGTGGTCCTCCTGGAGATTTATACGTGTATCTGTTTATCAATGAGGACGAGGAATTCCATCGGGATGGGATCAATATTCACTCGGAACTCAAAATTAGCTACCTTCAAGCAATTTTGGGATGTCGCTTGGAGGCAAATACTGTAGATGGGCCACAGGAATTGTTGATTCCACCAGGAACTCAGCCAAATACTGTGATGACGCTGGAAAATCGCGGAGTCCCGCGCTTGGGTAATCCCGTCAGTCGTGGCGACCACATGATTACGGTGTTAATTGATATTCCTAATAAGTTGACAACCGAAGAACGTGAACTCTTGGAGAAGCTCGCTAAAATAAAAGGAGATCGCACTGGTAAAGGCGGCCTAGAAGGATTTTTGGGAAATTTCTTTCACCAACGATGA
- the dnaK gene encoding molecular chaperone DnaK, whose product MSKVIGIDLGTTNSCVAVQEGGQPIVITNSEGERTTPSIVGFGKDGERLVGELAKRQAVTNAENTILSIKRFIGRRWDDTASERSRVSYTCVKGRDDTVDVLVHGHHYTPQEISAMILQKLKQDAENFLGEPVQKAVITVPAYFTDAQRQATKDAGTIAGLEVLRIINEPTAAALAFGLNKQDQEQLILVFDLGGGTFDVSILQLGDGVFEVKATCGNNHLGGDDFDHCIVLWMITRFQEEEKVDLSGDKMALQRLREAAEKAKVELSSRISTSINLPFITADETGPKHLQIELTRAKFDQLTAHLVEATIKPMSQALKDAQLKPQDIDRMIEVGGSTRIPAIQNALSKFFDGKTPDRSINPDEAVALGAAIQAGVLGGEVDNLLLLDVTPLSVGIETLGEVFTKVIERNTTIPTTQSQIFSTAVDGQTGVEIHVLQGERAMAPDNKSLGKFLLPGIAIANRGVPQIEVCFEIDVNGILKVTAQDKATLRAQSILITNTGGLSANEVESMRQQAEMFAEDDKRRMQLVEVKNQADNLLYSYESTFKYNSDIFNDQMKALLNEKVIQLRAAMVDEAISVAEFQQHLDNLQQTLFDIGSQVYNPVNSQTHTIAAACDHSLTLESATPPNGTSTPPFDFDLKDESMMQVGYETID is encoded by the coding sequence ATGTCAAAAGTTATTGGGATCGATTTAGGCACTACCAACAGTTGTGTGGCGGTTCAAGAAGGTGGTCAACCAATTGTCATTACGAATTCAGAGGGTGAACGAACGACTCCTAGTATTGTAGGATTCGGTAAAGATGGTGAACGCTTGGTCGGTGAACTGGCAAAACGTCAAGCTGTCACGAATGCTGAAAACACTATTCTCAGTATTAAGCGATTTATCGGTCGTCGTTGGGATGACACTGCAAGTGAACGCTCGCGCGTTTCTTACACCTGTGTCAAAGGTCGAGACGATACTGTTGATGTCCTTGTTCACGGACATCATTACACACCACAAGAAATCTCCGCTATGATCCTGCAAAAACTGAAACAGGATGCGGAAAATTTTTTAGGTGAACCTGTCCAAAAGGCAGTGATCACAGTACCAGCATATTTTACAGATGCCCAAAGACAAGCCACCAAAGACGCTGGTACAATTGCCGGACTAGAAGTTTTGCGGATTATAAATGAACCAACTGCTGCTGCCTTAGCCTTTGGGTTGAACAAGCAAGACCAAGAGCAGCTCATCTTGGTATTTGACTTAGGAGGCGGTACCTTCGATGTTTCCATTCTACAACTGGGGGATGGAGTCTTTGAAGTCAAGGCGACTTGTGGGAACAACCACCTCGGTGGGGATGATTTTGATCACTGTATTGTTCTGTGGATGATCACACGCTTCCAGGAAGAAGAAAAAGTTGACCTTTCTGGGGACAAGATGGCTTTGCAACGTTTGCGGGAAGCAGCGGAAAAGGCAAAAGTTGAACTTTCCAGTAGAATCAGCACTTCAATTAATTTGCCTTTTATCACTGCTGACGAAACAGGGCCAAAGCATTTGCAAATCGAACTCACCCGAGCCAAATTTGATCAGTTAACGGCACATTTGGTTGAAGCGACGATCAAACCGATGAGTCAGGCGCTCAAAGACGCACAACTCAAACCACAAGACATTGATCGGATGATCGAAGTCGGGGGTTCCACTCGCATTCCCGCGATTCAAAATGCCTTGAGCAAATTTTTTGATGGCAAAACTCCAGATCGCTCTATCAACCCCGACGAAGCAGTCGCACTAGGAGCAGCTATCCAAGCTGGGGTGCTGGGTGGTGAAGTTGATAATTTGCTTTTGTTAGATGTGACGCCCTTGTCTGTGGGGATTGAAACATTGGGAGAAGTGTTTACCAAAGTTATCGAACGCAACACCACAATTCCAACCACCCAGTCCCAAATTTTTTCCACAGCAGTTGATGGGCAAACCGGAGTGGAAATTCACGTGCTTCAAGGTGAACGGGCAATGGCGCCCGATAACAAGAGTTTGGGCAAATTTCTTCTTCCGGGAATTGCGATCGCGAATCGTGGTGTACCGCAAATTGAAGTCTGTTTTGAAATTGATGTTAATGGCATCCTCAAAGTTACAGCACAAGACAAAGCCACTCTTCGAGCACAAAGTATTCTCATTACCAATACAGGTGGCTTAAGTGCCAACGAAGTTGAAAGCATGCGACAACAAGCCGAAATGTTTGCTGAAGATGACAAAAGACGTATGCAACTGGTTGAGGTGAAAAATCAAGCAGATAATCTACTGTATAGTTACGAGTCTACCTTCAAGTATAATAGTGATATATTTAACGACCAAATGAAAGCCTTGCTAAATGAAAAAGTCATACAGTTACGAGCAGCAATGGTAGACGAAGCTATTTCTGTGGCTGAATTTCAACAGCACTTGGATAACTTGCAGCAAACTTTGTTTGACATTGGCTCCCAAGTGTATAATCCCGTTAATAGCCAAACTCATACAATAGCCGCAGCTTGCGATCATTCATTGACTTTAGAATCAGCAACGCCCCCAAATGGAACCTCAACACCACCATTTGACTTTGATTTGAAAGACGAGAGCATGATGCAGGTTGGTTACGAGACAATAGACTAG
- the grpE gene encoding nucleotide exchange factor GrpE gives MIDEDKQQNNTNQQSGEESEEKQAMTSDSTAEINPNVSQSETDPVARQINVSEDTATQSQDNSVAAKGEGASTDFTGKEGALHQQIESLKAQLEERTTQYMRIVADFENYRKRNQKEKEDLEQQIKRNTINELLPIVDNFERARAQIKPQNDGEMTIHKSYQGVYKLLVDSLKRLGVSPMRPETQPFDPNLHEAVLREPTDEYPEGTVLEELVRGYYLGDRVLRHAMVKVAAPKEDGPLNAENSVESSQ, from the coding sequence ATGATAGACGAAGATAAACAGCAAAACAACACAAACCAGCAATCAGGTGAAGAAAGCGAGGAAAAGCAAGCAATGACAAGCGACTCTACAGCCGAAATCAATCCCAACGTAAGCCAAAGCGAGACTGACCCAGTGGCAAGGCAAATCAACGTCTCCGAAGATACAGCAACACAGAGTCAAGACAATAGCGTTGCTGCAAAAGGTGAGGGCGCAAGTACTGACTTTACAGGTAAAGAAGGCGCACTTCATCAACAAATTGAGTCCCTAAAAGCGCAGCTAGAAGAGCGCACCACTCAATATATGCGGATTGTGGCTGATTTTGAGAATTACCGCAAACGCAATCAAAAAGAGAAAGAAGATTTGGAGCAGCAGATAAAACGGAACACGATTAATGAATTACTACCAATCGTTGATAATTTTGAACGAGCAAGAGCGCAAATTAAACCCCAAAATGATGGGGAGATGACGATTCACAAAAGTTACCAAGGTGTTTACAAGTTATTAGTAGATTCCTTAAAGCGCTTGGGTGTCTCACCAATGCGTCCAGAAACTCAACCATTCGATCCCAACTTGCACGAAGCAGTATTGCGGGAACCTACGGATGAATATCCTGAAGGAACAGTGTTAGAAGAGTTAGTACGCGGATATTACTTGGGCGATCGCGTGCTGCGCCATGCAATGGTGAAGGTGGCTGCTCCGAAGGAAGATGGACCACTCAATGCTGAAAATTCAGTTGAGTCTAGCCAATAG
- the surE gene encoding 5'/3'-nucleotidase SurE — MKILISNDDGISALGIRTLANTLAQAGHDINVVCPDRERSATGHGLTMHQPIRAEMVESIFDPAVKAWACDGTPSDCVKLALWALLDSPPDLVLSGINQGANLGTEILYSGTVSAAMEGLIEGIPSVALSLTSHKNKDFQPGANFAKIFVGQLAQNPLPELMLLNINIPAVKWEEIAGVCITRQGVRRYIDVFDKRVDPRGKTYYWLAGEVVEDVEPPVGLNLPENIPIDVHMIRKNYISITPLQYNLTYANGLNQLSEWNFKFP, encoded by the coding sequence ATGAAAATACTGATTAGCAACGATGATGGTATTTCTGCTTTAGGTATTCGTACTCTAGCAAACACTTTAGCGCAAGCAGGTCATGATATCAATGTAGTTTGCCCGGATCGAGAGCGTTCCGCAACCGGACATGGATTAACAATGCATCAACCAATTCGCGCTGAAATGGTAGAGTCGATTTTTGATCCTGCTGTCAAAGCTTGGGCTTGTGATGGCACTCCTTCAGACTGTGTTAAATTGGCGCTGTGGGCTTTGTTAGATTCTCCACCAGATTTAGTTCTATCTGGCATTAATCAGGGTGCTAATTTAGGAACCGAAATTCTCTACTCTGGTACTGTCTCTGCAGCAATGGAAGGTTTGATTGAAGGCATTCCCAGTGTGGCGCTCAGTCTTACCAGTCACAAAAATAAGGATTTTCAACCTGGTGCTAACTTTGCCAAAATCTTTGTAGGACAACTGGCACAAAACCCTCTACCAGAGTTGATGTTACTTAACATCAATATTCCCGCTGTTAAATGGGAAGAAATTGCAGGAGTTTGTATCACTCGCCAGGGAGTGCGGCGTTACATCGATGTTTTTGATAAACGAGTAGACCCGCGTGGGAAAACTTATTATTGGTTAGCGGGAGAAGTTGTAGAAGATGTGGAACCTCCAGTAGGTTTAAATCTTCCTGAAAATATACCTATAGATGTGCATATGATCCGTAAAAACTACATCAGTATCACTCCATTACAATACAACCTTACTTATGCAAATGGATTGAATCAATTATCTGAGTGGAATTTTAAGTTTCCGTAA
- a CDS encoding MBL fold metallo-hydrolase yields MSRIENQFTVHFWGVRGSIPCPGPHTVRYGGNTPCVEMRVGGRRLIFDGGTGLHVLGQSLLPNMPIEAHVFFTHSHWDHMQGFPFFSPGFVKGNTFHIYGAIAPDGSTIEQRLNDQMLHPNFPVPLQIMQANLDFYDVISGRPIHIHDIIIETAPLNHPGEAVGYRVNWRGGAVAYITDTEHYSDRLDENALRLARNADILIYDCTYTDEEYNSPIQPKIGWGHSTWQEGVKIARSANVKTLVIFHHDPSHDDEFLDRVGQEAAQKFPSAIMAREGMVVQVPVPVPLSESFPIRKFSTYRLQSEQL; encoded by the coding sequence ATGTCTAGGATAGAGAATCAATTTACTGTGCATTTTTGGGGCGTTCGTGGCAGTATCCCCTGTCCGGGACCACACACCGTTCGTTATGGCGGTAATACCCCTTGTGTAGAGATGCGAGTGGGTGGCAGACGTTTAATTTTTGATGGAGGCACAGGACTGCACGTTTTAGGGCAATCTTTGTTGCCTAATATGCCGATAGAGGCACACGTTTTTTTCACCCACTCGCATTGGGATCATATGCAGGGTTTCCCTTTCTTTTCCCCAGGATTTGTCAAGGGAAATACTTTTCATATTTACGGTGCGATCGCCCCCGATGGTTCGACCATAGAACAGCGTCTTAATGACCAGATGCTGCACCCAAATTTTCCTGTTCCCTTACAGATTATGCAGGCAAATTTAGATTTCTACGACGTTATATCAGGGCGACCGATTCACATTCATGACATTATCATAGAAACAGCTCCACTCAACCATCCGGGAGAAGCGGTGGGGTACAGAGTCAACTGGCGTGGTGGTGCTGTAGCTTATATTACTGATACTGAACATTATTCTGACAGACTAGATGAAAACGCCTTGCGCTTAGCTCGTAACGCTGACATTCTGATTTACGATTGCACTTACACTGATGAAGAGTATAATTCCCCAATTCAGCCTAAAATTGGTTGGGGACACTCTACATGGCAAGAAGGTGTGAAAATCGCCAGATCCGCTAATGTCAAAACTCTGGTCATTTTTCATCACGACCCATCCCATGACGATGAGTTTTTGGATCGTGTTGGACAAGAAGCAGCACAAAAATTCCCTAGTGCTATCATGGCACGTGAAGGAATGGTAGTTCAAGTTCCCGTACCAGTCCCTTTATCAGAATCTTTTCCTATTAGGAAATTTTCGACTTACAGATTGCAGTCGGAGCAACTTTAA
- a CDS encoding bifunctional riboflavin kinase/FAD synthetase, giving the protein MLNLSQNGCSVWVTSSTELARTPTFVALGKFDGVHRGHQKVIQPILPPLKRAEDEGNFAETLFASSQTPHLYSTVVTFNPHPQEFFTGQPRTWLTPLDEKVHQLQSLGVEQLVLLPFDKELSTLSAEQFVEKILVKQLQAAQISVGQDFCFGSNRSGTALDLKLIAAQYGIPVSIVALETYASHEPTDSSDVSVAWAEETRISTSLIRQLLLRGDLQSANQLLGRAYTLIGTVIKGQQLGRTIGFPTANLQLPKDKFLPCHGVYAVRVTVCDETPDNPENIYLGVMNIGHRPTVNGTYQSVEIHLLDWSGDLYGKKLIVQLERFLRPEQKFSSLEALKTQIQQDCNVARAFFRAQS; this is encoded by the coding sequence GTGCTAAATTTGTCTCAAAATGGGTGTTCTGTGTGGGTAACTTCTTCAACCGAATTGGCTCGAACTCCAACTTTTGTTGCTCTTGGCAAGTTTGACGGCGTACACCGTGGTCATCAAAAGGTTATTCAACCGATATTGCCCCCCCTCAAGAGGGCAGAAGACGAAGGAAACTTTGCCGAAACGCTGTTTGCGTCCTCTCAAACTCCACACCTTTACTCGACGGTTGTCACCTTTAATCCTCATCCACAAGAATTTTTTACTGGACAACCGCGTACTTGGTTAACACCACTGGATGAAAAAGTTCATCAGTTACAATCGCTAGGAGTAGAACAACTCGTCCTGCTGCCTTTCGACAAAGAATTATCTACCTTATCTGCTGAACAGTTTGTAGAAAAGATTCTGGTCAAACAACTGCAAGCTGCACAAATTAGCGTTGGGCAAGATTTTTGCTTTGGTTCCAACCGCAGTGGTACAGCGCTAGATTTGAAGTTGATCGCCGCACAGTACGGCATTCCTGTTTCCATCGTTGCTCTAGAAACGTATGCAAGTCATGAACCTACAGACAGCAGTGATGTCAGTGTTGCTTGGGCCGAGGAAACTCGCATTAGCACTTCACTCATCCGGCAACTTTTACTCCGAGGCGATCTTCAAAGCGCAAATCAACTGTTAGGACGTGCATACACTCTTATCGGTACTGTGATCAAAGGTCAACAACTGGGCAGAACTATTGGCTTTCCCACAGCCAACCTACAATTACCGAAAGACAAGTTTTTGCCCTGCCACGGTGTCTATGCTGTTCGTGTTACCGTCTGCGATGAAACACCAGACAATCCAGAGAATATTTACTTAGGTGTGATGAATATAGGTCATCGCCCAACGGTAAATGGTACGTATCAATCTGTGGAAATCCATCTGTTAGATTGGTCTGGTGATTTGTATGGCAAAAAGCTGATAGTGCAACTAGAAAGATTTTTGCGACCAGAACAAAAATTTTCTTCTCTAGAAGCCCTAAAAACACAAATTCAACAAGACTGTAATGTCGCTAGAGCTTTTTTTCGTGCACAGTCTTAG
- the argF gene encoding ornithine carbamoyltransferase, with protein sequence MAVLIGRDLLSLADFSPTEVLELLQMASRLKSQKLRLRCHKVLGLLFSKASTRTRVSFTVAMYQLGGQVIDLNPNVTQVSRGEPLQDTARVLDRYLDILAIRTFAQQELQIFANSAKIPVINALTDLEHPCQVLADLMTVQECFGTFSGLTLTYVGDGNNVANSLLLGCALVGMNVRIATPNGFEPNAAIVETARSIAANKTEVLLTNDPEIATKGSHVIYTDVWASMGQEQEADNRMPIFQPYQVNEQLMSLAEPEAIVLHCLPAHRGEEITDEVMEGSASRIWDQAENRMHAQKALLASFLGAEEF encoded by the coding sequence ATGGCAGTGTTGATCGGACGGGATTTATTAAGTCTGGCAGACTTTAGTCCAACGGAAGTTCTAGAACTTCTGCAAATGGCATCTCGGCTAAAATCACAAAAGCTGAGATTGCGGTGTCATAAGGTGTTAGGGCTGTTGTTCTCCAAGGCTTCAACTCGGACACGAGTCAGTTTTACTGTCGCAATGTACCAACTGGGTGGACAGGTAATTGATCTCAATCCCAATGTGACTCAAGTTAGTCGCGGGGAACCACTGCAGGATACAGCGCGGGTTCTGGATAGATATCTCGATATTTTAGCGATTCGTACCTTTGCACAGCAGGAATTGCAAATTTTTGCTAACTCTGCCAAAATTCCTGTTATTAATGCTCTGACTGATTTAGAACATCCCTGTCAAGTTCTGGCTGATTTGATGACAGTGCAAGAATGCTTTGGCACTTTTTCTGGATTGACTTTGACTTATGTAGGGGATGGGAATAATGTGGCAAATTCCCTGTTATTGGGTTGCGCTTTGGTAGGAATGAATGTGAGAATTGCCACACCAAATGGATTTGAACCAAATGCAGCAATTGTAGAAACAGCACGTTCTATTGCAGCCAATAAAACTGAAGTCCTCTTAACTAATGACCCAGAAATTGCAACAAAAGGTTCTCATGTCATTTACACTGATGTTTGGGCAAGTATGGGGCAAGAACAAGAAGCAGACAATAGAATGCCAATTTTCCAACCTTATCAAGTAAATGAACAACTGATGAGTCTTGCGGAACCAGAGGCAATTGTTTTACACTGTTTACCAGCCCATCGTGGTGAAGAAATTACTGATGAGGTTATGGAAGGTTCTGCGTCACGTATTTGGGATCAAGCTGAAAATCGGATGCACGCTCAAAAAGCTTTACTTGCAAGCTTCTTAGGGGCAGAAGAATTTTAA
- the lexA gene encoding transcriptional repressor LexA, translated as MERLTEAQKELYEWLAEYIRQHQHSPSIRQMMQAMNLKSPAPVQSRLEHLRNKGYIEWNEGKARTIRVLQALKQGVPILGTIAAGGLIEPFTEAVENIDIAHLSLPPQAYALRVTGDSMIEDSIVEGDLVFLRPVLEPDLLKNGTIVAARVDSIGTTLKRFYRSGDRITLKPANSKYNPIEVNATQVQVQGSLVAIWRNYN; from the coding sequence ATGGAACGTCTGACAGAAGCTCAAAAAGAACTTTACGAATGGCTGGCAGAATATATACGACAACACCAGCATTCACCTTCGATTCGACAAATGATGCAGGCGATGAATTTAAAATCGCCTGCACCAGTTCAAAGTCGCTTGGAACATTTACGCAATAAGGGGTACATTGAATGGAACGAAGGTAAAGCACGGACAATTAGAGTTCTACAAGCGTTAAAACAAGGTGTACCAATTTTGGGAACGATCGCCGCTGGTGGATTAATAGAACCTTTCACTGAAGCTGTAGAAAATATAGATATAGCTCATTTGTCATTACCTCCCCAAGCATATGCTTTGCGGGTAACTGGTGACAGCATGATTGAAGATTCGATTGTGGAGGGAGATTTGGTATTTTTGCGTCCAGTACTAGAACCAGATCTGCTAAAAAATGGGACTATCGTCGCCGCCAGAGTCGATAGTATTGGTACCACTTTGAAGCGGTTTTATCGAAGCGGCGATCGCATTACCCTCAAACCTGCAAACTCTAAATACAATCCAATCGAGGTAAACGCGACTCAGGTGCAGGTGCAAGGTTCGCTTGTAGCTATTTGGCGCAATTACAACTGA
- a CDS encoding DNA phosphorothioation system restriction enzyme, translated as MYLIKNQVKQTATFKLKLPFVGESRGGYHTQPLPGCPKMPPSLQLRGYQRQAVNNWFANNGRGTLKMATGSGKTITALAIATELYKQINLQVLLVVCPYRHLVTQWARECTKFNLQPILAFESLHNWQSQLSTQLYNVRSGSQPFLTVITSNSTLMGDGFQSQLKYFPEKTLIIGDEAHNLGAPKLEESLPRRVGLRLALSATPERYFDEGGTQSLFDYFGPVLKPEFTLRDAIAQGALVHYLYYPILVELTDIESRAYAKLTQKIGRALLYRERENVELADFEDNEDLKPLLMQRARLIGAAENKLNALRELMSTRLETTHTLFYCSDGSQEVGERSSLRQLKAVVKTLGIELGYKVSTYTSQTSIEEREVLRRQFESGELQGLVAIRCLDEGVDIPAIQTAVILASSANPRQFIQRRGRVLRPHPGKERATIFDMIVLPPDLDRKTLEVERNLLRKELLRLVEFADLADNAGEARIKLLNLQKRYGLLDI; from the coding sequence ATGTATTTGATAAAAAATCAAGTTAAGCAAACAGCCACGTTCAAATTAAAATTACCGTTTGTAGGCGAAAGTAGAGGTGGTTATCATACACAACCATTACCAGGATGCCCTAAAATGCCACCATCTCTGCAACTGCGAGGGTATCAGCGACAAGCCGTTAATAACTGGTTTGCCAACAACGGTAGAGGTACGCTGAAAATGGCGACTGGTAGTGGGAAGACAATTACAGCGCTGGCGATCGCCACTGAATTATACAAGCAAATTAACTTGCAAGTCTTGCTCGTCGTTTGTCCCTATCGACATCTTGTCACGCAATGGGCGCGAGAATGTACAAAATTTAATTTGCAACCTATTTTAGCTTTTGAGAGTTTACACAATTGGCAGAGTCAACTTTCCACACAACTTTATAATGTGCGTTCTGGTTCCCAACCGTTTCTTACAGTTATTACCAGCAACTCTACTTTAATGGGGGATGGCTTTCAATCTCAACTCAAATATTTTCCGGAAAAAACTCTCATTATTGGAGACGAGGCACATAACTTAGGTGCACCCAAGTTGGAAGAAAGTTTACCTCGTCGCGTTGGGTTGCGACTGGCTTTATCAGCTACACCAGAAAGGTATTTTGATGAAGGTGGAACCCAATCTTTATTTGATTATTTTGGTCCTGTTCTCAAACCAGAGTTTACTTTAAGAGATGCGATCGCTCAAGGTGCTTTAGTACATTATCTTTATTATCCTATATTAGTAGAATTAACAGACATCGAAAGCCGTGCTTATGCTAAATTAACACAAAAAATTGGACGGGCACTGCTATATCGAGAACGGGAAAACGTTGAATTGGCAGATTTTGAAGATAACGAAGATTTGAAGCCGTTATTGATGCAGCGCGCAAGGTTAATTGGTGCAGCAGAAAATAAGTTAAACGCCTTGCGCGAGTTAATGTCAACTCGCCTTGAAACAACTCATACACTTTTCTATTGTAGTGATGGTTCACAAGAAGTTGGAGAACGTTCTAGCTTACGCCAACTCAAAGCTGTCGTCAAAACTCTAGGGATAGAACTGGGTTATAAAGTCAGTACCTACACATCCCAAACATCTATAGAAGAAAGAGAAGTTTTACGGCGTCAATTTGAAAGTGGTGAATTGCAAGGTTTAGTAGCAATTCGCTGTTTAGATGAAGGGGTAGATATTCCAGCAATTCAAACGGCGGTGATTTTGGCAAGTTCAGCCAATCCTCGCCAATTCATTCAACGACGCGGAAGAGTTTTGCGTCCACATCCTGGAAAGGAACGTGCCACAATTTTTGACATGATTGTTTTACCGCCTGATTTAGATAGAAAAACTTTAGAAGTTGAACGCAATTTATTGAGAAAGGAATTACTGAGATTGGTTGAGTTTGCTGATTTAGCTGATAACGCTGGTGAAGCGAGGATAAAGTTACTCAACTTACAAAAGCGATACGGTTTGTTGGATATTTAA